A part of Aegilops tauschii subsp. strangulata cultivar AL8/78 chromosome 2, Aet v6.0, whole genome shotgun sequence genomic DNA contains:
- the LOC109757736 gene encoding uncharacterized protein, whose product MASNTVKLIDIAVNFTDGMFKGIYHGKQCHSADLPSVLARAWAAGVDRIIVTGGSLKESREALEIAETDGRLFCTVGVHPTRCGEFEESGDPEGHFQALLALAKEGIEKGKVVAVGECGLDYDRLQFCPSDIQKKYFEKQFELAEAVKLPMFLHMRAAGEDFSEIVSQNLYRFPGGVTHSFTGTAEERDKLLSIENMFIGINGCSLKTKENLEIVGGIPAERMMIETDSPYCDIKNTHAGIQFVKSIWPSKKKEKYEPGLTVKGRNEPCLVRQVLEVVAGCKGIADIEGLSKTLYHNTCRLFFPHDIDASADAQLESGGVTAEQNS is encoded by the exons ATGGCGTCCAACACCGTCAAGCTCATCG ACATCGCAGTGAACTTCACTG atggcatgtttaagGGCATCTACCACGGCAAGCAGTGCCACTCTGCCGACCTCCCCAGCGTCCTCGCGCGAGCCTGGGCTGCCGGCGTCGACCGCATCATT GTCACCGGAGGGTCTCTGAAGGAGTCCAGGGAAGCGCTTGAGATCGCCGAGACCGATG GGAGGCTATTTTGCACCGTGGGAGTCCACCCAACGAGATGCGGG GAGTTTGAGGAGAGTGGAGACCCGGAAGGGCATTTTCAGGCTCTCTTGGCTTTGGCAAAGGAGGGCATCGAGAAGGGTAAG GTTGTAGCAGTCGGCGAATGTGGTTTGGATTATGACAGACTTCAGTTCTGTCCTTCAGATATACAAAAGAA GTACTTTGAGAAACAATTTGAATTGGCTGAAGCAGTAAAACTACCGATGTTTCTTCACATGCGTGCTGCTGGTGAAGACTTCTCTGAAATCGTATCACAAAATCTGTACAG GTTTCCAGGTGGGGTTACACATTCCTTCACTGGTACTGCAGAAGAACGTGACAAGCTTCTTTCTATCGAGAATATGTTTATAG GTATTAATGGCTGCTCTTTGAAGACTAAAGAAAATCTTGAGATTGTAGGAGGTATTCCTGCAGAGAGGATGATGATAGAGACAGATTCTCCTTATTGTGACATAAAAAATACTCATGCTGGAATCCAGTTTGTAAAATCGATCTGGCCATCCAAGAAGAAAGAGAAGTATGAACCTGGTTTAACAGTTAAGGGTCGCAATGAGCCTTGTTTAGTAAG GCAAGTCCTTGAGGTAGTGGCTGGATGCAAAGGTATTGCTGATATAGAAGGCTTAAGTAAAACTCTGTACCACAACACATGCAG GCTCTTCTTCCCTCATGACATAGATGCTTCTGCAGATGCACAGCTTGAGAGTGGTGGTGTTACTGCAGAACAGAATAGCTGA
- the LOC109757735 gene encoding RNA-binding protein CP33, chloroplastic, whose amino-acid sequence MATAVAAFRSFLHPTAIAAAIPLPPSHFNLNNFQRHCVGLRLVSSHRRHPILLPASASAASGQDFSSDGEYYSEEGPKEYVEEEGEGEEAEPEVQAVRGYYPPRNRPALGQEPGRIYVGNLPYTFTAAELTAAFSEAGSVDDVQIIYDKITDRSRGFAFVTMATAEEAAKAVQMFNGALLGGRTVRVNFPEVPRGGERAVASAAVARTSLRLVDDGTYKVYAGNLGWGVRADALKTAFERQPGLVGARVIFERDTGRSRGFGFVSFQTIEDAKAALQAMDGVELDGRPLRLSLAAQNPPAGSTPSTVQSQQEQTASGGSEPEIDKNSTTSGQFEGEVEKSNLQTTASY is encoded by the exons ATGgccaccgccgtcgccgccttCCGCTCTTTCCTTCACCCCACCGCCATTGCCGCCGCCATCCCACTCCCTCCTTCTCACTTCAACCTCAACAACTTCCAGCGGCACTGCGTCGGGCTCCGCCTAGTCTCCTCCCACCGTCGCCACCCCATTCTCCtgcccgcctccgcctccgctGCTTCCGGCCAAGACTTCTCTTCTGACGGAGAATATTACTCTGAGGAGGGTCCAAAGGAGTACgtggaggaagagggagagggagaggaggcaGAACCCGAGGTCCAGGCAGTTCGCGGTTACTATCCCCCGAGAAACCGGCCGGCACTTGGACAAGAGCCCGGGCGAATCTACGTCGGCAACCTGCCCTACACCTTCACCGCCGCTGAGCTCACTGCAGCATTCTCCGAGGCCGGCAGCGTCGACGATGTCCAG ATAATCTATGACAAAATCACCGACCGGAGTCGTGGCTTTGCCTTTGTCACCATGGCCACCGCCGAGGAGGCTGCCAAGGCCGTCCAGATGTTCAACGGAGCT CTGCTGGGAGGCAGGACAGTCAGGGTGAATTTCCCAGAAGTGCCGCGAGGAGGAGAGAGGGCAGTGGCATCGGCAGCGGTTGCAAGGACTAGCTTGCGTCTTGTTGACGATGGGACATACAAGGTTTACGCCGGCAACCTGGGGTGGGGTGTGCGGGCTGATGCACTCAAGACGGCATTCGAGAGGCAGCCTGGCTTGGTTGGTGCCAGGGTAATCTTCGAGCGTGACACGGGTCGTTCCAGGGGGTTTGGCTTTGTCTCCTTTCAGACAATAGAAGATGCAAAGGCTGCCTTGCAGGCCATGGACGGAGTG GAACTAGATGGGAGGCCACTCCGACTTAGTCTGGCGGCACAGAACCCTCCAGCTGGATCAACTCCTAGCACAGTGCAGTCCCAGCAAGAACAAACTGCCTCAGGTGGTTCTGAGCCAGAGATCGACAAAAACAGTACTACTTCAGGACAATTTGAAGGCGAGGTGGAAAAGAGCAACTTACAGACAACTGCCAGCTATTAG
- the LOC109757739 gene encoding D-amino-acid oxidase: MASAPAPPPRRVVVCGGGVVGACTAYFLSTHPASPTVPTLVEKSSPACAASGKAGGFLALDWSDSTPALSALARASFGLHRRLAAALDGANAYGFRPVHTLSICLPSQPAEPLSPHPLLPSWVDPSASAAPPRQLGTPDTTAQVHPGLFTKAVLAASGADVVIGEVERVVVSEGRVVGVAVKGRGVVDADAVVLALGPWSGRFEMVKEVFDVSGLKAHSIVLRPRNPDKITPHCLFLSYQPEPGAKLLDPEVYPRPTGEVYICGMSKDEDVPDDPAAIAGEPDSIAMLHKIAGRVSSQLKTEEGAEVVTEQACYLPCTNDGLPVIGEMPGVKGCYVATGHSCWGILNAPATGAALAELILDGQAKIVDLAPFSPARFLKKKSRRGV; the protein is encoded by the exons ATGGCCAGCgcgccagccccgccgccccgccgcgtgGTCGTCTGCGGCGGTGGCGTTGTCGGCGCTTGCACGGCCTATTTCCTCTCCACCCACCCCGCCTCCCCCACCGTGCCGACCCTTGTCGAAAAGTCCTCCCCCGCTTGCGCTGCCTCAGGCAAGGCGGGCGGTTTCCTCGCCCTCGACTGGAGCGACTCCACCCCCGCACTCTCGGCGCTGGCGCGCGCATCCTTCGgcctccaccgccgcctcgccgctgCCCTCGACGGCGCCAACGCGTACGGCTTCCGCCCCGTCCACACCCTCTCCATCTGCCTCCCCTCTCAGCCCGCCGAGCCCCTCTCACCCCACCCGCTCCTCCCTTCCTGGGTCGACccctccgcctccgccgcgccgccgcgccagCTCGGAACTCCGGACACCACCGCGCAGGTCCATCCGGGCCTCTTCACCAAGGCCGTCCTCGCCGCGTCCGGCGCCGATGTGGTCATCGGCGAGGTGGAGCGCGTGGTAGTCAGCGAAGGGCGTGTCGTCGGCGTTGCGGTGAAGGGGCGCGGCGTGGTGGACGCGGATGCCGTGGTGCTCGCGCTCGGCCCTTGGTCTGGGCGTTTCGAGATGGTCAAAGAGGTGTTCGACGTGTCCGGGCTCAAGGCGCACAGCATCGTGCTCCGGCCGcgcaaccccgacaagatcacgCCGCACTGCCTGTTCCTGAGCTACCAGCCGGAGCCCGGCGCCAAGCTGCTCGACCCGGAGGTCTACCCGCGCCCCACGG GGGAGGTGTACATTTGCGGAATGAGCAAGGACGAGGATGTTCCAGATGATCCGGCAGCGATTGCCGGGGAGCCGGACTCCATTGCAATGCTTCACAAGATCGCTGGGAGGGTGTCCAGCCAACTGAAGACAGAGGAGGGCGCAGAGGTAGTCACGGAACAGGCCTGCTACCTCCCGTGCACCAATGACGGGCTGCCGGTCATCGGGGAGATGCCTGGGGTGAAGGGATGCTACGTCGCAACCGGGCACAGCTGCTGGGGCATCCTCAATGCTCCTGCTACCGGTGCAGCACTCGCCGAGCTCATCCTTGATGGACAGGCCAAGATTGTTGATCTTGCGCCCTTCAGCCCGGCAAGATTTCTCAAGAAGAAGAGCAGGCGCGGAGTGTAA
- the LOC109757737 gene encoding uncharacterized protein: protein MASVASEVDPAVEPRIVVEESSSAGGSREEAPPEAAAVEAVVETEPADAEEEGECGFCLYMKAGGCKEAFVSWEECVQAAEKEGSDMVERCFQVTTDLKKCMDAHADYYAPLLQAEQTVSDQAEAAIAAATADTNKNNGEEPAPSPDTDWVVVEEATSSTPGEGVKKEEAIVDKAESSSLGN from the coding sequence ATGGCGTCGGTAGCGTCCGAAGTCGATCCCGCCGTGGAGCCCCGCATCGTCGTTGAGGAGTCGTCCAGCGCCGGAGGCAGCCGAGAGGAGGCGCCCCCAGAGGCTGCGGCGGTAGAAGCGGTGGTCGAGACAGAGCCGGCCGATGCGGAGGAAGAAGGGGAGTGCGGGTTCTGCCTGTACATGAAAGCCGGAGGTTGCAAGGAGGCGTTCGTGTCGTGGGAGGAGTGCGTGCAGGCGGCGGAGAAGGAGGGCTCCGACATGGTCGAGCGCTGCTTCCAAGTCACCACCGACCTCAAGAAGTGCATGGACGCCCACGCCGACTACTACGCCCCCCTGCTGCAGGCTGAGCAGACCGTCTCCGACCAAGCCGAAGCCGCCATCGCTGCTGCCACCGCCGATACAAACAAGAACAACGGAGAGGAACCCGCTCCCTCCCCGGACACTGATTGGGTGGTGGTTGAGGAGGCTACTTCCTCCACGCCCGGCGAGGGGGTGAAGAAGGAAGAAGCAATCGTCGACAAGGCAGAGTCATCGTCTTTGGGTAACTAA
- the LOC109757738 gene encoding uncharacterized protein: MAHALARALRSLRARCSTKCPCAAVAAASSSCLRSAVPRASYAACPRSILPTSCGGAVPAAQTRFVASTAGPGPGDEGSGEEEEECMAEWEEDEDEGADAEIGDGGNGGGVALRDVKWGARALAAAEEVLGEHFGDDIAMFAFKVSPKGYVYVRLDKLTNRYGCPGIEEIENFNRLYKQKLDEIIERGEIPLDLALEISSPGAERLLKVPGDLDRFKDMAMRVQYHAEGDGLISDQMDGIFMLESVDIQAEHCVWKLADVNENRAGKGRPLNRKQKDWRLQTSFDAVMKATLYLD, encoded by the exons ATGGCGCACGCTCTCGCCCGGGCGCTCCGCTCCCTGCGCGCCAGATGCTCGACCAAATGTCCCTGCGCCGCCGTGGCTGCCGCTTCCTCGTCCTGCCTCCGCAGCGCCGTTCCGCGCGCTTCCTACGCCGCCTGCCCCAGGAGCATCCTTCCTACTTCATGCGGGGGGGCCGTACCTGCGGCGCAGACGCGCTTCGTGGCGAGTACAGCGGGCCCTGGCCCAGGCGACGAGGGctcgggggaggaggaggaggagtgtaTGGCGGAGTGGGAAGAGGATGAAGACGAAGGGGCCGATGCTGAG ATCGGTgatggcggcaacggcggcggcgtcGCCCTGCGGGACGTCAAGTGGGGCGCGCGCGCTCTTGCGGCGGCCGAGGAGGTTCTTGGCGAGCACTTTGGCGATGACATTGCCATGTTCGCCTTCAAGGTGTCGCCCAAGGGATACGTCTACGTGCGGCTGGACAAGCTCACCAACAG GTATGGGTGCCCTGGTATAGAGGAAATAGAGAATTTCAATAGACTCTATAAGCAGAAATTGGATGAGATAATTGAAAGAGGCGAAATACCCCTCGACCTGGCTCTTGAG ATCTCATCACCAGGAGCAGAGCGACTTCTGAAGGTGCCGGGTGATCTGGATCGCTTCAAAGATATGGCAATGAGGGTACAATACCATGCTGAAGGTGATGGCCTTATTTCGGATCAGATGGATGGTATCTTCATGCTTGAGTCAGTAGACATTCAGGCAGAACACTGTGTTTGGAAGCTCGCGGACGTCAACGAGAACCGAGCTGGGAAAGGGAGGCCGTTGAACAGGAAACAGAAAGATTGGAGGCTGCAAACCTCATTTGATGCAGTGATGAAGGCAACCCTATACTTGGACTGA